In Bartonella machadoae, a single genomic region encodes these proteins:
- a CDS encoding Arm DNA-binding domain-containing protein: protein MGGGKEYDGAGLHLHKCKDGGAQWLYRYTIHEWCREMGLGT, encoded by the coding sequence TTGGGGGGCGGTAAAGAGTATGATGGCGCCGGCTTGCACCTTCATAAGTGTAAAGATGGTGGTGCTCAATGGCTTTATCGTTATACCATTCACGAGTGGTGTCGTGAAATGGGCTTGGGTACTTAA
- a CDS encoding carboxynorspermidine decarboxylase — protein sequence MIRTPYYLIDKSKLIKNMEIIACLRKMSGAKILLALKCFATWSVFDLMSQFMDGTTSSSLYELRLGKEKFGKETHAYSVAWADHEIDEVCGYADKIIFNSIQQLQRFSDATKTIQRGLRLNPGISASNFDLANPSRPFSRLGETNKNAIKEVLPLINGLMIHNNCENADFNLFNQMLNRMEEKFSEIFAAVDWISLGGGIHFTAPNYPLETFAKRLKDFSKTHSVTIFLEPGEAAITKSTTLEVSVLDTLYNEKKLAIVDSSIEAHMLDLLIYRENAKLEPNQGLHEIMVCGKSCLAGDIFGTFHFPEPLKIGDRLSFQDAAGYTMVKKNWFNGVAMPAIVIKELDGTLTLQRQFSYNDYQESLS from the coding sequence ATGATAAGAACCCCCTATTATCTGATAGATAAATCTAAACTCATAAAAAATATGGAAATTATCGCTTGCTTGCGCAAAATGTCTGGAGCAAAAATTCTCCTTGCTTTGAAATGTTTTGCGACATGGAGTGTTTTTGATTTAATGTCTCAGTTCATGGATGGAACAACCTCGTCATCCCTTTATGAACTGCGTTTGGGAAAAGAAAAATTCGGCAAAGAAACCCATGCATATTCAGTTGCTTGGGCAGATCATGAAATTGATGAAGTGTGCGGTTACGCAGACAAAATTATTTTTAATTCCATCCAACAACTTCAACGTTTTTCTGACGCAACAAAAACGATTCAACGAGGACTAAGATTAAATCCAGGGATCAGTGCATCTAATTTTGATCTTGCCAACCCCTCTCGTCCTTTTAGTCGCCTAGGAGAAACGAATAAAAATGCTATAAAAGAGGTTCTCCCTCTCATCAATGGCTTAATGATCCACAACAATTGCGAAAATGCTGATTTCAATCTTTTTAATCAAATGCTAAATCGCATGGAAGAAAAATTTTCAGAAATTTTCGCTGCTGTTGACTGGATAAGCCTTGGTGGTGGAATTCATTTTACAGCCCCAAATTATCCTCTAGAAACTTTTGCAAAACGCTTAAAAGATTTTTCAAAAACCCATAGTGTCACCATTTTTCTAGAACCAGGAGAAGCCGCCATAACAAAAAGTACCACACTAGAAGTAAGCGTTCTTGATACACTATATAATGAAAAAAAACTTGCTATTGTTGATAGCTCGATTGAAGCGCATATGCTCGACCTTTTAATTTATCGTGAAAATGCTAAATTAGAGCCCAATCAAGGGCTGCATGAAATCATGGTCTGCGGAAAATCCTGCCTTGCCGGTGATATTTTTGGAACATTTCATTTCCCTGAACCTCTTAAAATAGGCGACAGACTGTCTTTTCAAGATGCAGCAGGCTATACAATGGTCAAGAAAAATTGGTTTAATGGCGTTGCAATGCCTGCCATTGTTATCAAAGAATTAGATGGTACATTAACGCTTCAACGCCAATTTAGCTATAATGATTATCAAGAAAGTCTTTCGTAA
- a CDS encoding saccharopine dehydrogenase family protein, with protein sequence MKKNILIIGAGGVAQVVAHKCAQHNDILGDIHIASRTLKKCETIIASIKEKNTMKEQGVLQGHMLNAMNVEETVKLIQKTKCEIVINVGSAFLNMSVLSACIETKCAYIDTAIHEDPLKICETPPWYGNYEWPRRQECEKAGITAILGAGFDPGVVNAYAAFARECYFDKITDIDIIDINAGNHGHWFATNFDPEINFREFTGQVWSWQNKKWASNKMFEVSREWDLPVVGKQKAYMTGHDEIHSLSKNLDVQNVRFWMGFSEHYINVFTVLKNLGLLSEQPIKTAEGQEVVPLKVVKAVLPDPASLAPNYTGKTCIGDLIKGEKDGKSREVFIYNIADHKQAFNETGAQGISYTAGVPAAVASLLIATGEWDVKTMVNVEELPSRPFLKYLEHMGLSTWIREQQEEKKLQF encoded by the coding sequence ATGAAGAAAAATATTCTCATTATTGGTGCTGGAGGTGTTGCACAGGTTGTTGCACACAAATGTGCTCAACACAATGATATTCTTGGTGACATTCATATTGCTTCACGAACACTCAAAAAATGTGAAACCATCATTGCTTCCATTAAAGAAAAAAACACAATGAAAGAACAAGGTGTTCTTCAGGGCCATATGCTCAACGCAATGAATGTAGAAGAAACTGTAAAACTCATCCAAAAAACAAAATGCGAAATTGTCATCAATGTTGGATCAGCCTTTCTTAATATGTCTGTTCTTTCAGCTTGTATTGAAACAAAATGTGCTTACATTGATACTGCAATTCATGAAGATCCTTTGAAAATTTGCGAAACGCCTCCTTGGTATGGAAATTATGAATGGCCCCGACGTCAAGAATGTGAAAAAGCTGGTATAACAGCTATTTTAGGCGCAGGTTTTGACCCAGGTGTTGTCAATGCTTATGCGGCATTTGCACGTGAGTGTTATTTTGATAAAATTACCGATATTGATATTATTGATATTAACGCTGGAAACCATGGACATTGGTTTGCCACGAATTTTGACCCAGAAATCAACTTTCGAGAATTTACAGGACAAGTATGGTCTTGGCAAAATAAAAAATGGGCTTCCAATAAAATGTTTGAAGTGAGCCGTGAATGGGATCTTCCTGTTGTTGGAAAACAAAAAGCCTATATGACAGGACATGATGAAATTCATTCATTATCCAAAAATCTTGATGTTCAAAACGTTCGCTTCTGGATGGGATTTAGTGAACATTATATCAATGTGTTCACTGTTTTGAAAAATCTTGGGCTTTTATCCGAACAGCCTATTAAAACAGCAGAAGGACAAGAAGTCGTTCCTTTGAAAGTTGTGAAAGCCGTCTTACCTGACCCTGCTTCATTAGCACCAAACTACACAGGAAAAACGTGTATTGGAGATCTCATTAAAGGTGAAAAAGATGGTAAATCAAGAGAAGTTTTTATCTATAATATAGCTGATCATAAACAAGCTTTTAATGAAACCGGTGCACAGGGTATTTCTTATACAGCTGGTGTACCAGCAGCCGTTGCGTCTCTTCTCATTGCTACTGGTGAATGGGATGTTAAAACCATGGTCAATGTAGAAGAATTACCATCACGCCCTTTCCTTAAATATCTTGAGCATATGGGGCTTTCAACTTGGATAAGAGAACAACAAGAAGAGAAAAAATTACAGTTTTAA
- a CDS encoding BA14K family protein — MYMKKKLYYISALIVIGGFFIITTNIVNLMQNKNNVEAKVVVPQDVVRESGVPLIFTGRKELNGFKGYHNYRRGYRKYKDNWWYPEAAFVALPHLNTKPTLLKALSETKNLSDIKKLPQQHIESCRARYRSYNKNDNSYQPFYGPRKQCLSRFFKG; from the coding sequence ATGTATATGAAAAAAAAATTATATTATATTTCGGCTCTTATAGTTATTGGCGGTTTTTTCATTATAACAACCAATATTGTTAATTTAATGCAAAATAAGAATAATGTTGAAGCTAAAGTGGTTGTTCCCCAGGATGTTGTTCGAGAGAGTGGTGTGCCTTTGATTTTCACAGGGCGTAAAGAACTTAATGGTTTTAAGGGTTATCATAATTATCGGCGTGGTTATCGTAAATATAAAGACAATTGGTGGTATCCTGAAGCAGCTTTCGTTGCGTTACCGCATTTAAACACAAAGCCGACATTGTTGAAAGCTCTATCAGAGACAAAAAATCTATCAGATATAAAAAAGTTGCCTCAACAACATATTGAATCTTGTCGTGCGCGTTACCGCTCTTATAATAAAAATGATAACAGTTACCAACCTTTTTATGGACCTCGTAAGCAATGTCTTTCGCGCTTTTTTAAAGGGTAA